CATCCGttatttacttcatttcctcTATGGTTGTGTCATTTAGAACACACCTATTTAGAAAAGGCACAATACAAAATACTTTCACGttctatttaattattattattaataaatatgaatatatattattaaaagggtAAATTGATCTTTCAACTTTAAATTTAGGGCTTCCCAATTcatatttgttgaatgattttttgATATGTTTAAGTCATCTTGAAAGAATAAAGTACATTTCATTCATATGGTATAATCTGTCTCATTTTATCTATGAGGATACTAAGCAACAAAGGAAAAAACATTAGCCAACCAGTTTCTTTCCTAGAATTCTGCTTGAATACGTACTTTTTACCAACATTCTTTAGAACAGGTAATACCCATTTTACTCCCCAGACAATGTTACGGCTCAAACAGTTAGATAATTCTTCTCAGAACTGGTAATACCAAATGTATTGTATCTATGTCAGAATTTAAACCCTAGTCTGCCATGGTTTTCACCCACTTCGTTGACCACTAGGCCCCACCCTTAGTTGGTTGGATAATTAAAGAAGCAAGAATCTATAAAACATTAAACGGTGCTTCAAGTATGTCCAGATGCAGACTATATTCAAAGTAATTGGCCTTTTTACAAAGCTGAATCTACAACTAAGAAGATGGTCAACAGAAATTACTACTGTTACAACATTTACAAAAGAGGACCATACTTGCCAGATATCCTAACATGTCTCCCTCTTAAATATGCTTGATAGGTTTTCCATACTTGCCAGATATCCTAACATGTCAATGTGACAGCCAGCGGAGAACCAGGCTAGTATTTCTTACTTTTTCTGCACATGAAATTTTTTCCCATACATAAACATGCATCTGCTTTGGACTTGCCAATTAGTAATTTACCCTCTCGTATAGAAACCCTATTAAATGATCTCTGCGATAAGTTTCTGAAGGGCTTCATTTGTAAGAGGAATATACAAGCAATCTTGACCATCTgaatttcttttggttttgatcAACTCATGGTCCTTAAATTCTGTCAGATGTGAATTCAAAGTAACTTGACTACTCGCCAGAAAACGTTCTCGGCATGTAGTGTACAGATTATTGATTGGCATCCCTGAGAAGAACAATGTCCAACTTGAATGAATGATTAATAGCAGATAGATCTAATTGCATTCAATATACATGGAAACGGAAATAGAAGTGAGGAAACCAACGTATGAAAGAACTTGCCTTCTTCATCAGAATGCGCCAATTGATGCTCCGCAAGAACTTTAAAAACATTTTGAGCATTTGGTGTCAGACTCTGTAAGACAATTGAAGCTGTCTTCACACTTTGAGCAGTGCCCCCATGAGCGAGAATGAAAGGGAAAAACATTGCTTCAACCTTGTATGGAGCAAAAGTAGGAACATGGGACCAATACCAGTTAAACTGTGTATGAACCATCTTCTTGTCCCACACTGATATATATGACATAGCCAACGTAGTAAAAATCAGACTTTTTTCAATGTGACATGCACATAATAAATACTCCTATAAGAGTTCGAATTCCAGGTGTTAAGAAAGATACTAAGGAATGATCAGAACTTGACATTTCAGAATCAGATGGTACAGTTAAGGTGCTATATATTTACAGTCAAGCAGCAATGAGCAAAAGGCAGTAATACCTAGTAATTCttaaaacaggtaaaattacTACAAGGCACAATACATGCAAGCTACGGAAAACAGACTTCACAAAACACTCCCTTACACCTCTAGACATCCTCTGTTAttagggatggcaatggggcaGTGTGGGTGCGGGGTGAAGAGGGTTTAAACCTATGCAGGGCGCTGCGggttgatttaaaaaaaatatttttgcggTTGCAGGGAAGGTTGCGGGTTGACGCCAACGTTGGTGCGCGTTTGGCCAAGCTAGAAACATATACTGATGATGCAATCACGCAATAATGACTCTGGCTTGACAGAAGAGCTTTGATGCTTATAACAGTCTTGTGTTGTACTATATAATCCCAAAATCATATTTGCACATTCATGATTAATATATcagctattttttttttggggggggcgGGGGTAAGTACTAATATCAGCTTTCTCCTCTTTCTGCTTCTTCACTTGCAAACTTCAGCACATTCTTTTGTTGGCCATTTTAGTAGTTGTTAGCTCTCAATTCTCATCATTGATGTTGATTAATCGTGAGTGTCTTAATTCATCACttttgttatcagtggttttgattTATGCATTTTATCACTACAACTGAAATAGTGAATTACTTGTTGAAAAGTTAATGATAAGAGTGTTGTCATATATTTTTAAACATCTCATCAAATGGCAATACTAAAAATTCAGAGTAATTGAGACATGATGAGTAGCATGTGATAGTTCTTTAAAACCTATtagctattttcttcttctcgaCCATTAcccgaaaaagaaaaaagaaacctAGTAAAACAGTTTACAGTTGCACCCACCTTAAATCCTTAAATTGACACGGAAAATTCCAATCAAAAGatcaaaaagaaataaaactcaaaaaatgaagaaaaaactaAGCGGGGCAGGGCGACGGGGGGGTGGATGCGAGGGGTGGACGTGGGTGAAAATACTATGCGGGGCGGAGCGGGCGGGTTGAAATTTAGCAGGTTAAGACAGAACCTGCACTACACCCATGCCGCTTGCCATCCCTATTTATTATGCACACGTCATATACATGCtcactgttacgcggcgccttcatGAGATtctttggaagggcgacgtaaggctaagcaaccgatgccCATGCAGTTACTATCCGCCAACGggggtcccctccgtacgctagacgagACTGTCAGTGACGTACGGGAAAACTCATGTCGAACAATTGAGAGAAcaaaaaagagaattgagaatgaaagaaagcttgattgcgtAAATGAAAGCTATCATATAAAAGCAACACGGTGTCGAGGGGGacagacaccagtacagagaattgtttgcttgctagaaagtttgattgcttgatcccctctaataatgcttaaaaaatataaatcaaaGTTACAGGACTTGACATaactaagctagagaaacataatggaaatACAGGAAGTAAAGCTACTTTATATTTACAATAAAAAGGACTTAGATTCCTACAAGGTAGAAGCAGATCCGTTGGCAGCAGCCATCAgagtctgcgcgcgcggcgctgttggcaacAGCTTGCGGCTGGGCGTTGGCGAAGGCTATCGGCGGGGTGACATAGGCACaggcgcgcttgtcacttggcgcggccaagaccacggggccgtccatggcactaggcgttgggaggcttgctaggacgccatggggcgcgtccaaggggtcatggggcatggctggaaagccgcccatgacattctctcccacctgagttggcgacgtcctcggcgccttacttgcaagataatcttcGATCAGGCTCTTGTAGgttttgaggtttgttcccctctcccaagtattctcttCTGCATCACAGCCCTGCCATTTCATCAAAaactcttggtgatctttccttgaagCATGAACCACTCGATCATCGAGAATAGCTTCAACACGTCTTTTCCCGGTTAAATTAGGACCTCGAATACTAGGTATTGTGAGTTGGTTCCGTGAAGTATCCTCCATGTCTTCCCCAAAAGGTTTCAgaaggctgacatggaagactggatgaatCTTCCACCAGGCTAGGGTATCCACCCAGTATGCAACTTTTCCAATGCATTTCTCAATAGGACAAGGGTCCAATGTacttttgcaataggcgagggtcatggacccctggaAACAAGTATCGCTTTGGGATTCtcaccatcactttgtctcctacttggtattcaacaaaacGACGATTTTGATCAGCATGTTTTTCATCCGCTTTTGGGCCTTGACAAGATAGCtctgcactatctccaaatttcacTTTCATTCCTTCGAGAAGCAAGCAGCTCGAGAAGATTTCGACATGTTTTGGGCATTCACaatgtgtgggagtagcggttgttgtccggtaacaatttcaaaagccattttgtttgtactagagctcttttgtagattgaaacacagttgagcagcatccagaagcttcacccaattcttctgcgatccggtaACAAAATGGCGGAGGTATTCCTCCAGCATGCCATTGAACCGCTCCGTATGGCCATCAGAATGCGGATGGAAACTTGAACTATGGCTCAACTttgacccgaggcacttaaagagctgagtccaaaagttgctagtgaagcgagagtcgcgatcactaacgaTGTCTTTAggcaggccccaatatttgacaacatgagagaaaaagagttgagttgtatcttctgctgatatatattgatGATGCAATCACGCAATAATAACTCTGGCTTGACAGAAGAGCTTTGATGCTTACAACAGTCTTGTGTTGTACTATATAATCCCAAAATCATATTTGCACACTCATGATTAATATATCAGCTATTTTTTAGGGGGTAAGTACTAATATCAGCTTTCTCCTCTTTCTGCTTCTTCACTTGCAAACTTCCGCACATTATTTTGTTGGCCATTTTAGTAGTTGTTAGCTCTCAATTCTCATCATTGACGTTGATTGATTGTGAGCGTCTTAATTCATCACTTttgttattagtggttttgaTTTATGCATTTTATCAAAAGAAATAAaactgaaaaaatgaagaagaaaaaactaAGCGGGGCAGGGCGACGTGGGTGTGGGTGCGGGCGGGGGTTGAAATTTCGCAGGTTAAGATAGAACCTGCACTACACCCGTGCCACTTGCCATCCCTATCTATTATGCACACGTCATATACATGCTCACACACGCATTTGCAGAAAACACTTACAAAGAGGAGCATTGACATGGTCAATGGAAGCAACCATACGGACATGAGAACAAGCAGCGATACTTGCAAGACATTGTTGGCTGTCAGAATCACGCAACCCAGGACCATCAATGTTATGAACAACGATGCAAACAAAACACTCATCTTCTAGATCTGGTTTGTCTAGAAAAGCAAGAAGCTCATCCATGGATCTGGGGTTAAATGGTTGTTGGCTTTTAGACAGAATTCTTGATGTTGTCTTTTGTCGCAATTTTAGTTGATCCCAAAGGAGCTCAGCTAGTGTTATCACCACCTGCAATAAAAGATCAACGATAGCATATCTCTTAGTATTACTAGAATGATTTTGTGCCAGTAACGCGGGTATAGCTCATGCGGATCATATCATATAATATCATTAAAGAGGGGGTGCTCATAACTGtaataattgttgatattaagaaatatattaaattaaaaaaggaaattaCTATCGTTATATTAAATCCCAGGCACCAGGAATCAAATGAACTGTCAAAAAATATTTGTGTTTTAAGTATTGATAGCTTCCATAACACCAAGTAAAAGGAACATTTAGCTTTATTTTCAACCTCTAATATTCTATTTCAAGATTTTTAAGACTGAAGTATGGGCATAACCATCTTATTGTGCCAGCCAATGTGTAATCTTCAGTTATTGCCCTCTCATTAAATCCAGTGGGATTACCTTGATATATACCAGATAACAGCTAAACTTCAAAAATTGTCACTACTAACTTAAAAATCCATGTCAGTGAACACGTGATGCACTAAAGTAGGAAGCTTGCAACTAAACAATATAGCTACATAAGCAAAAGCTTCTGTCATGATCAGTGTTCTTGTAGAAATCTGTCTAACCCTAAAATACGAGCCTATAACTTTGTTTTTCAGAAAATTTGCAAAGTGGAAGATCCTGATTTTGAGACTTTCTACaccaaaattattttctaaaacaaaGGTATCAAGCAAGCAGCACTTCTAAACAAGAAAACAATAGGGTGAATACCTGTTTAAGATTTATAGACTGGAGATACCCATTGACGACAACAACAGAATACTCAGTTAAAGATCTTGTGGCAAAATCTTCAATCAAAGCTTTCTTTGATCCAAAGCCATACATCAAAAGTGCAAAACCACACCTATCAGAGTAATAAAGAATTGGAAAGGAGAACCTTCCAGGTTTACATTTGATAGCAAATGAATACAAGGCAAATAAAAAACTTATCCAAAAAGCATATCGTGGACACTGACCTTAGCACGAAAAGCCATTCTGAATACAAACTTTTGTACCTATTGATCAAATCATTTACTTCTTTCTCATGTTTGGGCTCAATATTAGTTGCCACCTCTCTTAATTCCTGCATGCAACAATCATCATTGTGGACTCTTAGTAAGAAGAATCATAACTGGAACTTTGTCCATTATGCATTGGTCAGGAAAGATTAAAACATGTATAAGGGGCACAACCACGTACAACAAATGTAATTTGGAAAATGCATATTAATCCTCATCTTTGAAGGGATTGTCCATTGGCCCTTTGTTGATTCTatctttcttttcttgcctttgtTCAATGGTCAAGTACGGATTTCCTTGATAGTTTTATCACATGAATGGTCACGGCTCGCATTGTGAAGTAGTTCATCTCTTTGGTAAATATACCTTTATGCACTTCTTTGAATGCATCAAATGAAAAGTCAGCTCTTATTTTCTCCTTAATtacaaaaaatcataaattttgtcGAACCTCTTTGCTTACTGATATATCCAGAAGGTTGTTCACAGCAAATACTTGTGTGTATTCGGAGCTGTTAAGCTGAACTTATGCTCATCCTTTGAAGAGAGCGTTTAGTGTCCGAAGTTCCTTTTATTGGATCATTTTAGTTACTtataaattttccttttagtttgaTTAGGTGGATGAAATTGACGAAATTTTGTGTGACAACTGTCAAATTCTCGATTTTAATCAATGGATTCCCTGTAGGGTTTTTTTTCTCCCCAAAAGAGGATCGAGATAGGGTGATTCTTTGTCACCGTACCTTTTTATTATGGTAATGGAAAGTCTCAGCAGAATGATATCTAAAGCAGTGTTACTTAACTGGCTGAAAGAGGTGGAAATTACTGGTAACTGTTGGTAGGCTCCAAACACAAACGGAAAGAGTGAAAATACTAGGGCTAATACAACAAGTGGCAAAGGAGGAAGAGATATCTTGGAGGCAGAAGTCTAGGTGTCTTTGGCTCAAAGAAGGTGATAGGAATACCAAGTACTTTCAAAGAATGGCAAATTCCAATATGAGATCCAACTGTATAGATAAATTGTTGATTGGTGATGCAATAATAGAAGACAAAGAtgcaatcaaggaagaaatactCACTTTCTACGAGGGTCTATACACGGAAGAGGAACAATGGAGGCCTACTGCTGATTTTGGTAATCTGGGATCTATCTCTAGTGATGAAAAGGACTGGCCAGAAAGGCCATTTGAAGAAGAGGAAGTTCTTGCTAGTATCAAATCATGTGCACCAGACAAAGCTCCTGGACCTGATGGATACACTATGGCATTCTTCCAAAATACCTGAGGCATAATCAAGCATGACATAATGGGGGCCTTAAACCACTTCCATCAAAATTGCTACATGGTCAAATCCTACAATGCCTCTTTCATAGCTCTAGTCCCTAAAAGGAAAGGAGCCTTAGAACTAAAAGACTTCAGACCTATAAGTCTTATAGGCAGTATCAACAAAATAGCAGCCAAGTTACTAGCAGAAAGGATCAAATCAGTGATAGGGAAACTCGTATCAGGAGTGCAAAATGCATTCATCAAGCACAGACAAATCACTGATGCAGCCTTAATAGCCAATGAGATGCTGGATGCCAGATTGAAGAGTGGAATTCCAGGCATACTATGTAAGTTGGATATAGAGAAGGCCTTTGACAAAGTTAGCTGGTCTTATCTACTATCAATGCTTAGAAAAATGGGGTTTGGGCGCAGATGGATTAAATGGATAAAATACTGCATAACAACCATCAAATTCTCAATCCTTATTAATAGAAGCCTGGTTGGCTTTCTCTCCACATAAAGGGTTAAGACATGGAGATCCCTTATCCCCTTTCCTCTTCATTCTAGTCATGGAAGGACTCAGTCAGATGCTAGACAAAGCAAAGCAGCTACAATGGATAGAAGGGTTCAGTGTTGGAAACTCTTCAATAGATTCCATCTCAGTTTCACACCTATTATATGCAGATGACACAATAATTTTTTGTGGTGCTGAAAGGTCTCAGGTACAATACATCAATCTCACTCTACTCATATTTAAAGCAATCTCAGGCCTACATATCAATATGTTAAAGAGTGTAATATACCCCGTCAATGAAGTCCCCGATTTGGAAGCTTTGGCTGCTATCTTATGCTGTGATACTGGTACCTTTCCAACTACTTACTTGGGCCTCGCCTTGGGGGTTAAATACAAATCAGCTGATGTGTGGAATTGAGTCATTGAAAAGGTAGAAAAAAGACTGACAACATGGCAGCTACAATACATTTCAATGGGTAGCAGTTTGACCTTGATAAATAGTGTCCTGGACAGCATCCCAACCTATTGCATGTCACTCTTTCCTATGCCTAGTAAGGTCCTAAAGCAACTGGACAAAGCCAGAAGAACCTTTCTATGGAAAAGTAACTCTGAAGCTCATAAGTTCCACCTTGTCAAATGGTCCGGAGTAATACAACCTAAATCCCAAGGTGGACTTGGAATCAGAGGCCTAGCAAAGCACAACAAGAGCATGCTAATGAAATGGCGGAGATTTGAAGATGAAGGTTCAAGCTTATGGAAGGAGGTGGTTGCTGCCAAACATGGACAACAAACCCACTGGTGCACTGAAAACAATAGAGCACCTCATGGAGTAGGCCTTTGGAAGCACATCAGCAGCCTGTGGGAGGAATTCTCACAGAACATATCATTCAAGATTGGAAATGGATTACATGTCAAGTTCTGGAAGGATAAATGGTTAGACACAAACACACAGAAGGACAACTATCCATCCTTATATCAGATGGTCAATGCTCCAGATTCAACAATAGCTCAAAACATATCAGAAGGAACTTGGGACATTCTGTTTAGAAGGAACATGCAGGACTGGGAACTAGAAAGTCTACTGGAACTGTATGGAAGACTTGGGAACTTCTCTATGAATGAGCAAGCATCAGACAGACTCAAGTGGGGTAACTCTGAATCAGGCTCTTACATTTTGCAGGAACTGCGAGAGACTTAATGCTAACTGGTATCATCGACTCTTGGCCCTGGAAACTGATTTGGAAGACAAAACTGCCCACAAAAGTCATCTGCTACTCATGGACAGCTCTAAGGGGAGCTTGTCTCACACAAGATAATCCCTGTAGAAGGAGTTTCCAACTAGCTAATAAATGCTACATGTGCCAACAAAACTCAAGAGTCTATTaaccatcttcttcttcattgccCAGTAGCCACTTCCATGTGGTCTATGTTTTTTTCCATTATGGGAATAAGCTGGACCCTACCTCAGGGCATTAAGGAAGCAGTTGAAGGGTGGAACAGGTGGAAAGTTGACGGAGCCATCAGGAAAATCTGGAAGATGATCCCTCCTTGCATCTTTTGGGTTCTTTTGACAGAGAGGAATCGCAGATGTTTTGATGGAGTTTCCACTACTCCTCATTTTTTGAAAGCTAAAGGTCTAGTGTACCTTTTTAGTTGGAGCAACCTCACCCCTGTAAATAATGTTGCCTCCTATCTAGATTTTATCAGTTCACTTACTTTGACTTAGGCCATACTTTCGttcttgtgttttttttttttttgttagctCTCCGACTGGAATTGAATCATATTGTAATGGAGCCAACAATGGCCTATTTTGTATTTCTGCATCCTCTAGATGCCATCAATGAATCatcttacttcatcaaaaaaaatcACTTAACTGCTCTTTATCTGCATCACTTAACTGGCTCCCTGTTGTATGCTGATGGCATTTTAAGTTTCTGAGATGCAGATAAGGAGCAGATTTTACATTTGAAGGGGATGCTTATTGCTTTTGAACTATCTGGACTccgtaaaaatattttttttctcccCAAAGAGGATCGAGATAGGGTGATTCTTTGTCACCGTACCTTTTCTATTACGGTGATGGAAAGTCTCAGCAGAATGATATCTAAAGCAGTGTCACTTAACTGGCTGAAAGGGGTGGAAATTACTCGTAACTGTGGTAATCATTTAACTGCTCTTTATCTGCATCACTTAACTGGCTCCCTGTTGTATGCCGATGACATTTTAAGTTTCTGAGATGCAGATAAGGAGCAGATTTTACATTTGAAGGGGATGCTTATTGCTTTTGAACTATCTGGACTCCATAAAAATCTGAGGAAGAGCAGTTTAATTTCAATACATGCTGACCAGAGTGCTCAGTCACTAGCACACTCTTCGGCTTGCAAGCCGGAAAATTTTCCAACCTCTTGTTTGGCACTACCTCTTGGAGAAGAATATAGAGATAACAGTATACAGAAAGGAGTAAATGAAAAAAATGCGATAAGAGATTATGTTCAAGGAAAAGACAATATCTTTCCTTTAGTGGAAGATTGACGTTGATTAATAGCTTGATGAAATTTCGACTTATTTAATGTCATTGGTACCTATCCCAACCAAGGTGGAAGGGCATATAAACAGGATCAGATGCAATACTTATTGGAAGGGAAGGTAGATTCCAGGTAAGTTTCATTTGATAAAGTATGAAAAAGTTACAATTTGCAAGGAGGGAGGTGGTTTGGGTGTTAGGAACATCAGGCTCCATAATAAAAGTTTGCTTTACAGATGGCTATGGAGATGAAATGACATAAAGAAAGAGCACTGCAAGGAGGTCAGCAAGGCTAAAGATGGGTTCCAGAATTATGGGGAACAACTCACATAGTATCTCCCCATGGCACTGCAATGTGGAAACATATCAATAATCTGTGGGAGGAATTCCAAGCACACCAGATCAAGTGTCAGAGATGGAAGAAGATTTAACTTTTGGCAAGACAAGTGGCTTGTCGATGATACATTAGCTGATTCTTTCCTGATTTATATAGTCTAGTGCTGAACAAAGATGCTAGCATAGCAGACTGTTGGGACGGCAGCACCTGTATCTTTCAGTTTAGGAGAAATTTCAACGATTGGGATACTGAAAGCATAAACAGATTGCTGGAAATGACTTGGAATGTTTCACCGATAGATTCTCAGAATGACTTTTTGAGATGGAGAGGCAGCAGGGAAGGCAGCTTTTCTGTCAGCTCGAGTTATCAGTTGTAAAAAACATGGCTTCCCACAGTAATGACTGGCCATGGAAAATGGTGTGGAAGACAAAAAACACCAACCAATGTAGCTTGTTTTGGTTGGGTGGCAGCACATGAGGCATGTCTTACGCAAGAAAACTAGCAGAAAAGAGGTATTAACTTTGTGCTGGTGTTATTTATGTAAAAAGAGGGTGAAACAGTGAACCCCTTGCTGCTACACTCCAATCATGTGTGCCAAATATGGCGCATGTTTTTTAATCTTTTTGGGATCCAATGGGTTATGCCAGCAAGAGTTAAGCAAGCTTTGGGCAATTGGCATATGCAGAG
The nucleotide sequence above comes from Nicotiana tabacum cultivar K326 chromosome 12, ASM71507v2, whole genome shotgun sequence. Encoded proteins:
- the LOC107822898 gene encoding origin of replication complex subunit 2 isoform X1, translated to MDANEIEEEEFGFSRNYFLAKEVGSSRKKSARKLSEIDLVDEEELREVATNIEPKHEKEVNDLINRYKSLYSEWLFVLRFSFPILYYSDRCGFALLMYGFGSKKALIEDFATRSLTEYSVVVVNGYLQSINLKQVVITLAELLWDQLKLRQKTTSRILSKSQQPFNPRSMDELLAFLDKPDLEDECFVCIVVHNIDGPGLRDSDSQQCLASIAACSHVRMVASIDHVNAPLLWDKKMVHTQFNWYWSHVPTFAPYKVEAMFFPFILAHGGTAQSVKTASIVLQSLTPNAQNVFKVLAEHQLAHSDEEGMPINNLYTTCRERFLASSQVTLNSHLTEFKDHELIKTKRNSDGQDCLYIPLTNEALQKLIAEII
- the LOC107822898 gene encoding origin of replication complex subunit 2 isoform X2, whose translation is MDANEIEEEEFGFSRNYFLAKEVGSSRKKSARKLSEIDLVDEEELREVATNIEPKHEKEVNDLINRYKSLYSEWLFVLRCGFALLMYGFGSKKALIEDFATRSLTEYSVVVVNGYLQSINLKQVVITLAELLWDQLKLRQKTTSRILSKSQQPFNPRSMDELLAFLDKPDLEDECFVCIVVHNIDGPGLRDSDSQQCLASIAACSHVRMVASIDHVNAPLLWDKKMVHTQFNWYWSHVPTFAPYKVEAMFFPFILAHGGTAQSVKTASIVLQSLTPNAQNVFKVLAEHQLAHSDEEGMPINNLYTTCRERFLASSQVTLNSHLTEFKDHELIKTKRNSDGQDCLYIPLTNEALQKLIAEII